TGGCGGTTCTTTGATCCATCAAAGCTTATTAGTCACTTTTTCAACAATTATGGCGAGTGCCTCATATGTTGCTGGATTTTTATTAGTGATTATTGCAATCTGGATGTACGCTACACGGTATTTAGGAGGGCAGTTCAATGAATTAACTTCGGGAGGCTCAAAGTCAACTTCAACCGATTTGAAGCCCATTAAACCTCGGTTAATTAACGAAGCTCTTTAAAACTTAAGGCGGAATAAATAATAAAAACGACTTTTTTGTAATTTATCTGAAAAGTCGTTTTTATTATTTAGTAAGGTTTATTTACAAAATAATTTAAACTTTTAATTGCATTTTAACATTTTTTTTAGTAAAATGAGTGGTAAAAAAGGAGTTTTATGACTCAGCCTTTACTTTCGGAATTTGGTCCTCTCCGTTCAATCATTTGGCCAATTCATGCCCATGAATTAAAAAGAATCGTCCCCCTTTTATTGATGCTGTTTCTGATTTGCTTCAATTATACGGTTCTTCGAAATATGAAAGATGCGGTCGTTATCACAGCATCCGGTGCTGAAGTGATTCCATTCATTAAAGTCTGGGTCATGCTTCCCATGGCCGTTCTCACGACCTACTTATTTACTAAGCTCGCTAATCGGTATAGCCAAGAACAAGTTTTTTATATCGTCATGGCGACCTTTCTTCTTTTTTATGCCCTCTTTGCCTTTATCATCTACCCTCAACGGGAAGCTTTGCACTTTCACCAAGCGGCTGATTTTATTGAACAATATCTCCCGACAGGATTCCGCGGCCTTATCTCAATGTTCCGCTACTGGTCGTTTACCGTGTTTTATGTGATTTCGGAAATGTGGAGCAATATTGTAATGACAGTTCTCTTTTGGGGATTTGTCAATGAAATTACTAAAATCAATGAAGCAAGCCGCTTTTATGGGGTATTAAGTGCAGGTGCTAACATCTCCGCCATCATAGCAGGACAAGCAGCTATCTATATTTCAAAAGCAGACGGATTAAGCCTACCCTTTGGAAACGATCCGTGGGAACAAAGCGTGATGACCCTCGTTTTAGCCGTGATTATCTCAGGAATAGGGGCAATGACCATCTTTAAATGGATGAATCAGAATGTCTTAAATGATGCCGATTACAAGGCGTTGCACTCCGCTTCTAAGCCCCTTAAAAAGAAAAAAAAGCTCTCTTTGCGAGAAAGCTTTGGTTATTTATCTAAATCCCAATATCTCCTTTACATCGCGATCATTGTAGTTGCTTACAATCTGGTCATTAATTTAATTGAAGTTGTCTGGAAAGATCAAGTCAAGCAACTGTATCCCTCGCCGACTGATTTTAATGTGTACATGAATAATCTAGCTTCGGTGACTGGAATTGTGTCCACATTCATGTCATTCTTCATGGCTCGCATTATCAATCGCCTGGGATGGACCAAAACAGCCTTGATCACTCCCATTGTGATGGGGGTAACTTGCGGGGGATTCTTCACCTTCCTCTTCTTCCAAGATCACTTGGGAGGCATGGTGTACGCCCTCACTGGATTTGCTCCCTTGACAATTTTAGTCTTCTTCGGATTCGCTCAGAATTGCTTAAGCAAGGCAGCAAAATATTCAGTGTTTGATGCGACTAAAGAGATGGCCTTCATCCCACTAGAGCATGATCTCAAACTCAAAGGCAAGGCAGCTATTGACGGTGTGGGATCCCGCCTAGGAAAATCTGGAGGATCGCTTATTCACCAAGGACTCCTCATGCTCTTCGGAACATTTAGCAGCAGCGCCCCTTTTGTAGCCGGTATTTTAATGGGGATGATTGTTCTCTGGATTACAGCCTCACGAGCCTTAGGCAAACAATTTGTGGCTCTCACCCATCTTGAAGAAGAGGGGAAGCCTCAACCCACTCTTAAAGCTAAAGATCAGCCAGCAATTGCCTAAAATCGAGCTAATCAAAGGAAGTGAGATCAGGCAATTCCACTTCCTTTTAACTTGGATTTAAGAGAAAAATTTGGAATGAAATCGAGAAACAAAGTGGCGTTTTCTACAGCTAGCCTATTCCTTGGTAAATCGACCCATTTTGGGTTGGACTAAAGAGAGCAAATCTTTCCCTCGCATCACGATAGATTCCGTACTCAATCCGCAATTAAACGCCACTTGCTCAACCTCTGTTAATTTTTCGTCGTAGAATGTATCCACATTTAACAAATTGCCAAAAGGAGGCACTCCGCCGATGATAAGGCCAAATCGTTCTTGAATAACCCCAGGATCTTCAAATTCACATTTTTCGCCCACCAACTCCGCAACCGCTTTCATATCGAGCTTTAAATGAGAAGGAATATTGAGCTGGTAGTTCTTTTTAGAGCTTTTACCTTTCACAATAATAGATTTTACCCCTTCTTCTAGCCGTGTGCCTCGCACGCGGGCGGAATCTTCAGAAGTGGGGGTAGCTTCATGTTGAATATGTTGAAAGGAGATATCCGCCTGCTTAATGAGGCGTATAATTTCATTGCGAATGCTCTCTTCCCCAAAAAAGATCTTAGCTTTCAGGCGATTGCCGGCAATCCGTTTAGGATCAGAAGGGAAAAGCGAGCATTCCCGGATATTTTTAAGACGTAAAATTGTCATGGTAATCCGTTCTAGCCCCATTCCAAACCCACCATGCGGAGGCATTCCAAATTTAAAAATGCTTAAATAGTCGGTGAAGTTTGCAGGATCCATTCCCTTTTCCAAAATTCCTTCCACCATAGCTTCATAGGTGTGTCGGCGTTGTCCGCCTGAAGTAATTTCTGTCCCAGCACACAACAAGTCGAACGTATTGGTTAACTCTGGCTGATTTTCTTTTGGATAGGAATAAAAAGGACGCTTGCTTCTTTTCCAGTCGATCACGAAAATTAAATCAGTGCCATATTTTTCTTGTGCATATAAGCAAAGCTCTCGTTCCGCAGCTGGGCTTAAATCGGGCTCTTGCCGCTCATCTATGCCAGTGCGTTGAAAAAAAATTTCCTGCGCTTCAGCAAACGTCACGCGAGGAAAAGAAACATCCGCTGGGGCTTTGATCAGCTCTTTGCCCAAAACTTCGATCTCTTTTGCGCAGTGTTTTTTTAGATGTGCGATAATGGCTTTTATACATCCTTCTTGCACATCCATCACCTCATGCCAATTTTCGAAGAATCCCATCTCGAATTCAAACTGCTTGCCCTCCGCTAAGTGACGAGTGGTTTGGGAGTTTTCTGCGCGAAAAAATGGCATTAAGGCAAACACGCGCTCATTAACTCCCACCATAATTTGTTTATAAAGCTGGCTACTTTGCGCCAAAGTAGCGGTATGCCCAAAATAATCGACATTGAAATATTCCGCTCCCCCTTCAGATGAAGCGCCAATGATATTAGGAGCAAAATACTCTACAGCCCCTATCCTATCATGCATAAAAAGGCGAAAAGCATGGGTAATTTCAGCCTGAATTTTAAAAACAGCTTGAATTTGACGGTTGCGCAAGGCAATAGGGCGGTGATCCAAAACATAATCTAAGTCTGATTGAATGGTCGGCTTGTAGTAATCAACAGGGGGAACTTCTGTAACGGGAACTTCAATATCGATTTGAGGATCTACAATTTCGACTCCTAAATCAGCTTGAGGCGCTTCTGCTACCCTTCCTCGAATTTTCAAAATAGAACCAGGTTGCAGCGCATTCACTTTTTTCCAGGCTTCTTTATCTTGGATCACAATTTGCGCAAAGCCTGTGTAGTCACGTAAAATCAAAAAGTTTAACTTCCCAAATGGTCGTGTGTTATTTAACCATCCTCTTACCATGACTTCTTGGTTCAAATACTGAGACAATTCAGCCGCCAAAATTCTTTTCATAACATCCCCTTGATTGATGACATTGGAAGAAAAGTATAAGAAAGAAAAAGATATTTAGCTAGAGCTCCTGTTTTGATTCTTCATTGAAAAAGGAGGGTTTGGGCTCCAATTTTTTAGAAAATTTCGACGTTCCTTTGTATGAATCGGACACAGCATCGTTCAAGCCGGTCAGCTTACTTATCTAGGTCGAGAAAAAAATCTGCAATTTCACCTCTCCCCTTTTGACCATTTCCAATAAATAAGATTGAAGTAAAATATTCTTTGGTATATCTTACCCTACTTTGCAATCGTTTGAAAAGGCGGGAGTTCCTATGAAGTTCTCTAATTATCTCTGGCAACAAATTTTACCTATTTATCAGGAAATTTTAGACAGCCCTTTTTGTACTGAGCTTGCGGCAGGAAAATTAAGTCAAGAACGATTCAGTTTCTACATGCAGCAAGATGCCTACTACCTAATTCATTATTCTCGTACCCTAGCCTTAATTGCAGGCCGTGCAAATACGCCCCGGATGATCGATATTTTTCTAAATTTTGCTTCGAGCGCTCTTGCTGCTAAACATCATTTACACACAAATTTTTTATCTGCAGATTATTCGATTGATAACCTTCCTCTTTCACCAACTTGTATTGCTTATCCCAGATATTTAATTGCGACTGCCACCACAGCTTCTTTGGAAGAAGCCATTGCCTCGATTGTCCCCTGTTTCTGGCTATACAGAGAAGTCGGTCACCATGTGGGAAATCAAATGGGAGATAATAATCCTTATTTACTTTGGAAAAGTACTTATTCGAGCCAAAAATTTTCCGATGATACTGACACCGCGATTGCCATGCTGGATGAAATGGCCGATAGATGCAGCGACTTTATGCTAGCTCGCATAGAAGACACTTTTAAAACCTGTTCCCAATTTGAATGGCAGTTCTGGAACGACGCTTATTCTATGAATTGTTTCCCAAAAGCTAACAATGAAAATAGAATGTTTGTCGCTTAAATTCTTTACCTTATCTTCTCTTTTACCTAGAAACTAAAGGATTTAAGCTTGTATATCGGGCTACTAGTTGGCGCTCTTAACAAAAAGCTTTTATCCCATCCCTAGGGGGAAGAGTCCGCTTTTTTTACTAACTCTTGAAAAAGGGTATCATCGCGCAAAATATCAAATTCTTTTTTCTTCAAGATTTGCTTAGCTGAGGGGAGGCCATCTTGAATGGCACAATTTAGCCATCCAATGGCGGGTCGCACCTCTCCAAGAAGCGAATGGCATAAGGCATTGATCAAGGCACTTTCAAATCCTGGTTCATCCTGATAAAGCTGGTTGCCGAGGTTTATGGCATGCCTCAATTCTCCCACCCGATAAGCCAGCTGTTGTAAAAGGAAGGAACCATCTTGGCTTAGCCCCCCTTTGAGTTCGTTTAGAGCTTCATAAGCCTCTTTGAATTTACCTTGTTGACTCCAAATTGCTGCAAGGTGTTCCGTGGCAGTGGTATATAAAATCCCCTTTTGAGAAAGCTCCCTAATTTTTTTAAATTCCCTCACGGCTTCCTCAAATTTGCTTAGAGCCGCCTCTTGCTTTGCTTTTTTAAGTAACGTTTGTAACTCTTCATCTTGATCTTGTGCCGTAAGGGATAAACTATTTTTCCAACTACGATAATTTTCAAAGGTTATCATTAAAAATAAAGCCGCGGCAAAAACTTGCCTCACCATAAAAAAACCCACGCTACAAATTGCTGAGAAAAGCATACTGACAAATAAGGCAATTTTGATTCCCCGCACACCAAATATCCCTTCCATCACAATAGAGAGCAAACGCCCGCCGTCTAAAGGATAAACAGGTAGTAAATTTACCATGGTCCAAAAAAAGTTTGCCATCGCAGTAATTTTCAAAGCGTAAATCCCTAAGTGATTAGGGGGACCTTTAAATAGGCTTAACAGAAAACTGGCCGTTATAAAGAGTAAGAAGCCAGCCACAGGACCATTTAAAACAATGATAAATTCTTTCCATAAACTTAGTTTCACCCCTGATCTTTGGGTAACGCCTCCTAGAGCCACTAATTCGATGCGAGCTGTTTGCCCAAAAGCGACGGCTGTCAAAGCATGCCCATACTCGTGAATGAGCACGGATAAAAATACAACCCCGCTCCAAATTAAAGTTCCCCCCACTGTGCCGCTATTTAGCCATCCAATCAATGCTGCAAGCAACCAGAAGATGGGTTGGATATGTACAGGTATGCACAGAAAACGAGAAAAAAGATTCATGATAACCTTAAAGCTTTTTGGATTGTAATACCCATCTCGGCTGGAGATGCTGCTACATGCACACCAGCTTTTTTGAGCGCCTCTATTTTACCTTGTGCAGTCCCTTTTCCACCAGAAACAATTGCTCCGGCATGTCCCATGCGTCTTCCCGCAGGGGCCATCGCGCCCGCAATAAAAGCAGCCACAGGCTTAGTACAATACGTTCTGATCCATTCAGCAGCTTCCTCTTCTGCTTCTCCCCCAATCTCACCGATCAATAAAATAGCATGGGTTTCAGGATCTTTTTCGAATAGCTCTAATACATCGATAAAGTTGGTCCCATTTAAAGGATCGCCCCCGATTCCTACGCAGGTAGATTGGCCAAGTCCAAGTTGAGAGGTTTGCCAGACAGCTTCATACGTTAACGTTCCTGACCGCGAAACCACCCCCACATGACCTTTTTTATGAATATAACCGGGCATAATTCCAATTTTACATTCATTCGGCGTAATAATTCCCGGACAGTTAGGGCCAATTAAACGGCTTGTCTTGCTTGCACGCATCACGGAACTAACCTCCAGCATATCCCGGATGGGAATTCCTTCTGTAATACAAATAATGAGCGGAATGCCAGCATCTTCTGCTTCTAGAATCGCATCTGCCGCAAAAGGGGGGGGAACAAAAATCATGGAAGCATCGCAGTGCGTGGCTTTTTTAGCCGCATAGACCGTATCAAACACAGGAAGGCCTAAGGTTTCTTGTCCCCCTTTCCCCGGGGTTACGCCTCCAACAAATTGGCTTCCATATTGCAAACACTGCTCTGTATGAAAGTGACCTGCCTTGCCAGTCATTCCTTGAGTAATAACCTTTGTATTTCGATTCACTAAAATGGACATGAGGAAAGCCTCCCTTACTTTTTTACCACTGAAACAGCTTTTTCAGCAGCTTCCGCTAAGCTGTCTGCAATCACAAAGTTTATCTTGGAGTCTTGGAGCATTTTTTTCCCTTTTTCCACATTCGTCCCTTCCATGCGAATGATGAAAGGAACACTCACTTTCAATTCATTAGCAGCCGAAATCATTCCCCCTGCTAAGGTAGCGCAATTCATAATGCCTCCAAAAATGTTTACCAAAATGACTTTAACCTTAGGGTCTGCTAAAATAATTTTAAATCCTTTTGCTACTTTTTCTTGGGTAGCTCCTCCCCCTACATCGAGAAAATTGGCAGGAGTTCCCCCGTAGTGATGAATAAGATCCATCGTGGCCATGGCTAAGCCAGCTCCATTGACCATACACCCAATTTCTCCCTCTAAAGCTACATAAGCAAGGTCATATTCTTTTGCCGCAGCTTCATTGGCCGGAATTTGGGTTGAATCATAATAAGAAGCGATTTCAGGTTGACGATAGAGGGCATTTTCATCAATGCTAAGCTTTGCATCTAAGGCAAGCAGCTCATCTGTGGTAGTCAAAGCAAGAGGATTGATTTCTAACAAGGAAGCATCCATTTCCATAAAGGCTTTGGCCATGTTTTTTGCCAATTGCATGCCCTGCTTGGCGACATCGCCTTTCCAACCCATAAATTCTGCGATCTTTAATTGTTGAAAAGGCTTTAAATCTCCACCCAATCCTATCGGCACACGCATGATTCTCTCGGGAAATTTTTCAGCAACTTCTTCAATATCCATCCCTCCTTCCGGAGAGGCAATTAAAATGGCTTGAGCTTTTTTTCGATCAATAATAGCGCCGAGATAATACTCTTTTTTTATCTCCACTATCGGCGAAATTAAAACTTGATGGGCAACCACCCCCTCAGGCCCTGTCTGATGATTGACTAGTTTCATTCCGAGCAAAGTATTAGCAGCCTTTTCAATTTCTTTTCGATTTTTACCGATTTTTACCCCACCAGCTTTCCCTCTGCCACCGGCATGTACCTGTATTTTTAATACGGCTTCGTTCAACTTTAGCTTATCTAAAGCCTCCGAAAGTTCCTCTATGTTGGAAATGACCGCATACTCTGTGAGGGGTATTCCATATTTTTTTAAAATATATTTAGCTTGAAATTCATGAATATTCATCTTTTCTTACCCTTTCCGTTTTTTTCGTTATGTGCTAGATTCTCATTTCTTAGCAACAGATAACCACACTTGAAACCAGTAGGGAAAGATGGCCTTTAATTTCTTAAAAAATTCATTTGAAAAAGTAAAAAATGCCCTCACGCACACCGGCTCTCTATTAGGTAATAAGATTCGCACTCTTTTTCAAGGCCCTCTCGATGAAGAAACGTGGGAAAAATTAGAGCAGCTTTTCTATGAGGCAGATTTAGGCGTCCAAACTTCCATCGACTTAACAGAGCAGATTAAAAAACAATCGCAGCAAAATCTTTCATTAAAAGCAGATGAATTATTAAGAATAGTGCGCACTGAAATTGTGCAAGCCTTAACCCAACATGCTTCTCCTTTAATGACCGCCTCTTCTTACCAAGATCCCCTCGTGATTTTAATCGTAGGGGTCAATGGAAATGGAAAAACTACTTCTACAGCTAAACTTGCTAAATTTTTTCAAAGCCAAGGGAAAAAAGTGCTGGTGGCGGCTGCTGATACTTTTCGGGCAGCAGCGGTCGAGCAGCTGGATGTCTGGGCTCAACAACTCAAGATCGATATTGTAAAAGGAGCACCCAAAAGTGATCCCGCCGCTGTTGTCTTTGACGCGCTTAGCGCAGCAAAAGCTCGTCAAGCTGAAGTTGTGATTGTGGATACAGCAGGTCGTTTGCAAACAAAAACGGATTTAATGCAAGAGTTAGAAAAAATTAAACGTTCTTGCAAGAAATTCAACCCTCATAGCCCACAAGAAACCCTTCTTGTACTCGACGCCACTACCGGGCAAAATGGGATTGACCAGGCCAAAGTTTTTAATCGCTATACCCCCATCACAGGTCTTATTCTCACTAAGCTGGATGGCACTTCCAAAGGGGGAATTGTGGTAAATATCCATAAACAGCTGGGAATTCCAGTTAAATTAATCGGTGTGGGAGAAGGCGTTGATGATTTAGAATTATTTGACCCTGAAAAATTCACCGATGCACTTTTTTCTTAACAACTTGTTAACTAATCTTTCAATTATTTGACACTTTATTCATCATAAAATAAAATTATGTTTATAAAGTTACCTAATTAAGTAAGTCTAGGGGATGAAAAAAGGGTGCCCTGTTTACTTGGCTCGTAACCGTTATATTTCTCAGTTTAATTGTTTGAAAATCGCTTGTTTCTCAATGATTCTTTTCATTTAAAAAAAGGATCCTATTATGAAAACAATAAAATTTTTATTACTGTCTACTTTACTAGTAATCTCTTTAGGCTTGAGTCAGCTACAAGCCCACGATGGTCATGGAGGTGGCGGTAGCCACGGAAGAGGAGGTCATCATGGAGAGGGGCATACCCGAGGATGGAAGGGAAACCATGGCCCTCATCGTGGGGATGGGGGCCATGGCTGGGGCAAGCACCACTCCCACTGGTGGGGAGGGGAGTATGAGGGATATCCTTACTACTATTACCCTTATGATCCTTATTATTATCCCTACTTTTACGATGCTAGCACCGGCTTATATATTTACACTTATTAAGCTTTATAACAGAGGGATATCCATTCCCTCTTTAAAAAATTAGGGAAAACCGTTTTGACAATTTAGTGGAGTCATCTTATAACCAGAATAAAGAGAGATAAGAAGATTAGCGAGAAGTTGAGCTGAGAAAAGTTAAACTGCAAGCGCAGCGTTGGTTTAATCCCAACCCGTCACCCTTAGAGGGTCTTGAGCCTTTTTGGATTAACCAAAAGGGAGGAAATTTCCTCAAGAAGCCTAATTAAGGCTTTTACTCAACCTTAAGTGACAGTTTACCAAAAACTGATGACGGAGCGCTTGCAGTTTTTTTTTGATCCGGTTCTCCTTAGCCACTCCTTGAATGGCAAAATCAAAAACTGAAAAAGGTTTATTTCTTCCCCTCTTTTCCTTACTTTTGCAACAGATAGCGCATTTTCCTTCGGACGATTAAAAAGAGAAAGGGGCGGTACATGAAAGAAATTTGTTTTTGGTCCGTAGGAGATGGAGATTATGCATGCATGCTTCAAAACTTAGTGCGCTCTTTTAGAGAAGTGGGGATGCAAGAGGATTTTGTTGCTTTTAGCGACCGGCCTATTCAAGGGGCTACCCAAACGATTATTGTACCTAATTTTGATAAAAATTTTTACTTATTCAAATTTTCTTTCCTTCAGTGGTTTATTAAACAACCTTACACTTACGCGATCTTTCTCGATGCCGATAATTTTTTTGTGCGCCGCCCTCCTGATCTGCTCGATCTCATGAGCGATACCCCTATTCATACCTTTTTTGAAAGCGATTGTTCTTATCCAGCCGAAAGAAAGACATGGTGGGAATGCCCTTTAGAAAAATATGTTAGCATGATGCGCGCATGTGGCGTCACCCATGAAAAAATATACAATATCAATGGGGGATTTTTTATCGTCAAAAGGGAAGCTATTCAATTAGTTTGCGAGCTTGCACACGATTTTTGGACCTATGCGGCCGAACAAGGTTTTCTATTCACCGATGAGCCTCCCTTGGCCTATGCCGCCCAAATGCTTTGCGGAGATATGGAAAAGCATTTACTAAAAAATCACTTCGATATGTGGGCCACCGATTGGACAGCCCACTACAAAGATAGGCTTCCAGATGGGCATAAATGGATTTTTAAAGATTACATGCGCTATCACGCCTTTGAAGTTAACCCTGCTATTGTCCATGCGCTAAAAAGCAAAAAAGCCCTGATTGCTGAAGGCTCCAAATACCTCCTGCAACCTATTTAATTCAAGCCCATTCTAAGTACTTATAGAATGAATACACCCTCGTTTTTCAGAGGAAAAAGGCTTATCTAGCTGAAGCCTTGTCTTGGGAGAATTGATTGCGAATAAAGGAGATCACTTGTTCATGTCTTTGAGCAAAATGGGCCTCCAGCAGGAAACCAAGCGTTTTTTTCGCTTCTGCTTTATCAGGGAGGTTTTGAATTTTTTGTAAGTCAATCCCCATTTTTTCCGTTAAAATTTGCACGGTTTCAAAATCAAGCTCAGGCGATCCTTCCAAGATTCCCTCTACCAGAAGTTGAGATAAGTGAATAGGATTCCCTTCGAGGTCTTTGTCAAGATGGGAAGCTTTTAAGAAATCCCTTAGACCTGCCTGTACTAACCTCTTTTCAAGAGGTTCTTTCTTTTTTCTCCAGTATTCTAATTTTTTCTCCGCTGCTGCTATCCGTTGATCGATTTTTAGCTTGGCTTTGTTATGCTCTTCCAATTTTTTTTGCAACTTCTCACTTTCGATTTTTAATTTTTTATGGAGACTTTCAATTTCATCGGGGGATAGTTTCTCTTTTTTATGTTTTTTCACTAAAAGCTGCAAAGCTTTTGGCAAACGGCTGAATTCCACCTCTTGCGTTAGTTTTAAAGCTTCCTTTATTTCGTACATTTTAGCGTTTATCTCATGAGCCGCATAACCGTTTCTCACTTTCTTAATTTTTTGTATTTGCAATTTAAAAGCTCGATAGGAAGCAGGGATCCCATATAGCGCGAGACGTTGATTCACTCCCTTTAACCACTCTCTTGTCAAGGTCGGTTTTTGGGAGTAAAAATAAAGTCCTCCTGCCAAGATTGTAGCCATTGAGGCCAAAGCAAAACCGAGTCCAATTAAGGCTAAACCTAGAGGGGGAACTGAAAAAGCCCCGGCAAGAATGCAAACTGTTAAGGTAGTGACAACAGCTGTAGAGATAATTGCTAGAAACAAAGAAACCGTGGATGCCCTCAACTTAAACTTCGAAAAGCGATACTCCAATCTTTGTTTTTTCAAGCCTTGAGATTTGAGTCCATTGCGGGCCAATTGAGAGAGCGTGTTTTGATGTTGAATCGTCTCCTCTATTAAACCCTCAACCGCTTCAAGCAGCTGCTTTTGGGTAGTAATGGTGGATTTTGCAGAAATACTTATTCCCGCTTTTTTTAAAGCTTCTATTCCTTCTTCAAAAGACTTAGACTCTAGCTCCAACTCATCTATAATCTTTTTTAAAGCTTCACGACGCTTCTCGTGGGCTTTCTTGCGCTTTTCTAATAGAGTTGAAACAAGCGCTTCCGATTTTTTCACTTCCTCTTCCCCTATTCGATTGATAGAAAGTTCAGCTTTTTGAAAAGTTTTCATCCACTTAAGCTGCATTTTTTTATCGTCGGCAGCTTTGGAGAGCTGCATCCCCTGGGAAAGAATCGCTAATATTCCTGAAACGCTTCCAATGCCAAATCCAACCC
The Parachlamydia sp. AcF125 genome window above contains:
- the ftsY gene encoding signal recognition particle-docking protein FtsY; protein product: MAFNFLKNSFEKVKNALTHTGSLLGNKIRTLFQGPLDEETWEKLEQLFYEADLGVQTSIDLTEQIKKQSQQNLSLKADELLRIVRTEIVQALTQHASPLMTASSYQDPLVILIVGVNGNGKTTSTAKLAKFFQSQGKKVLVAAADTFRAAAVEQLDVWAQQLKIDIVKGAPKSDPAAVVFDALSAAKARQAEVVIVDTAGRLQTKTDLMQELEKIKRSCKKFNPHSPQETLLVLDATTGQNGIDQAKVFNRYTPITGLILTKLDGTSKGGIVVNIHKQLGIPVKLIGVGEGVDDLELFDPEKFTDALFS
- the sucD gene encoding succinate--CoA ligase subunit alpha, encoding MSILVNRNTKVITQGMTGKAGHFHTEQCLQYGSQFVGGVTPGKGGQETLGLPVFDTVYAAKKATHCDASMIFVPPPFAADAILEAEDAGIPLIICITEGIPIRDMLEVSSVMRASKTSRLIGPNCPGIITPNECKIGIMPGYIHKKGHVGVVSRSGTLTYEAVWQTSQLGLGQSTCVGIGGDPLNGTNFIDVLELFEKDPETHAILLIGEIGGEAEEEAAEWIRTYCTKPVAAFIAGAMAPAGRRMGHAGAIVSGGKGTAQGKIEALKKAGVHVAASPAEMGITIQKALRLS
- the sucC gene encoding ADP-forming succinate--CoA ligase subunit beta, whose translation is MNIHEFQAKYILKKYGIPLTEYAVISNIEELSEALDKLKLNEAVLKIQVHAGGRGKAGGVKIGKNRKEIEKAANTLLGMKLVNHQTGPEGVVAHQVLISPIVEIKKEYYLGAIIDRKKAQAILIASPEGGMDIEEVAEKFPERIMRVPIGLGGDLKPFQQLKIAEFMGWKGDVAKQGMQLAKNMAKAFMEMDASLLEINPLALTTTDELLALDAKLSIDENALYRQPEIASYYDSTQIPANEAAAKEYDLAYVALEGEIGCMVNGAGLAMATMDLIHHYGGTPANFLDVGGGATQEKVAKGFKIILADPKVKVILVNIFGGIMNCATLAGGMISAANELKVSVPFIIRMEGTNVEKGKKMLQDSKINFVIADSLAEAAEKAVSVVKK
- a CDS encoding site-2 protease family protein, whose translation is MNLFSRFLCIPVHIQPIFWLLAALIGWLNSGTVGGTLIWSGVVFLSVLIHEYGHALTAVAFGQTARIELVALGGVTQRSGVKLSLWKEFIIVLNGPVAGFLLFITASFLLSLFKGPPNHLGIYALKITAMANFFWTMVNLLPVYPLDGGRLLSIVMEGIFGVRGIKIALFVSMLFSAICSVGFFMVRQVFAAALFLMITFENYRSWKNSLSLTAQDQDEELQTLLKKAKQEAALSKFEEAVREFKKIRELSQKGILYTTATEHLAAIWSQQGKFKEAYEALNELKGGLSQDGSFLLQQLAYRVGELRHAINLGNQLYQDEPGFESALINALCHSLLGEVRPAIGWLNCAIQDGLPSAKQILKKKEFDILRDDTLFQELVKKADSSP
- the aspS gene encoding aspartate--tRNA(Asn) ligase; the encoded protein is MKRILAAELSQYLNQEVMVRGWLNNTRPFGKLNFLILRDYTGFAQIVIQDKEAWKKVNALQPGSILKIRGRVAEAPQADLGVEIVDPQIDIEVPVTEVPPVDYYKPTIQSDLDYVLDHRPIALRNRQIQAVFKIQAEITHAFRLFMHDRIGAVEYFAPNIIGASSEGGAEYFNVDYFGHTATLAQSSQLYKQIMVGVNERVFALMPFFRAENSQTTRHLAEGKQFEFEMGFFENWHEVMDVQEGCIKAIIAHLKKHCAKEIEVLGKELIKAPADVSFPRVTFAEAQEIFFQRTGIDERQEPDLSPAAERELCLYAQEKYGTDLIFVIDWKRSKRPFYSYPKENQPELTNTFDLLCAGTEITSGGQRRHTYEAMVEGILEKGMDPANFTDYLSIFKFGMPPHGGFGMGLERITMTILRLKNIRECSLFPSDPKRIAGNRLKAKIFFGEESIRNEIIRLIKQADISFQHIQHEATPTSEDSARVRGTRLEEGVKSIIVKGKSSKKNYQLNIPSHLKLDMKAVAELVGEKCEFEDPGVIQERFGLIIGGVPPFGNLLNVDTFYDEKLTEVEQVAFNCGLSTESIVMRGKDLLSLVQPKMGRFTKE
- a CDS encoding Npt1/Npt2 family nucleotide transporter — encoded protein: MTQPLLSEFGPLRSIIWPIHAHELKRIVPLLLMLFLICFNYTVLRNMKDAVVITASGAEVIPFIKVWVMLPMAVLTTYLFTKLANRYSQEQVFYIVMATFLLFYALFAFIIYPQREALHFHQAADFIEQYLPTGFRGLISMFRYWSFTVFYVISEMWSNIVMTVLFWGFVNEITKINEASRFYGVLSAGANISAIIAGQAAIYISKADGLSLPFGNDPWEQSVMTLVLAVIISGIGAMTIFKWMNQNVLNDADYKALHSASKPLKKKKKLSLRESFGYLSKSQYLLYIAIIVVAYNLVINLIEVVWKDQVKQLYPSPTDFNVYMNNLASVTGIVSTFMSFFMARIINRLGWTKTALITPIVMGVTCGGFFTFLFFQDHLGGMVYALTGFAPLTILVFFGFAQNCLSKAAKYSVFDATKEMAFIPLEHDLKLKGKAAIDGVGSRLGKSGGSLIHQGLLMLFGTFSSSAPFVAGILMGMIVLWITASRALGKQFVALTHLEEEGKPQPTLKAKDQPAIA
- a CDS encoding TenA family protein, with the protein product MKFSNYLWQQILPIYQEILDSPFCTELAAGKLSQERFSFYMQQDAYYLIHYSRTLALIAGRANTPRMIDIFLNFASSALAAKHHLHTNFLSADYSIDNLPLSPTCIAYPRYLIATATTASLEEAIASIVPCFWLYREVGHHVGNQMGDNNPYLLWKSTYSSQKFSDDTDTAIAMLDEMADRCSDFMLARIEDTFKTCSQFEWQFWNDAYSMNCFPKANNENRMFVA